Genomic segment of Streptomyces alboniger:
AGCGCGCCAAGGAGCGCCGTGCGGGCGGCTGGTGGGTGCTGGGCGACAACGCGTTCGCGGGCGGGGACAGCACGGACTACGGGGTCGTCCCCGAGGACCTCGTCCTGGGGAGGGTGCGGTTGCGTTACCGGCCGCCCGCGTCCGGGCGCCGCTCACCGCTCGCGGTGCTGCGCTGGGCGGCGTCCGCCGTGCGGCCGGTGCTCGCGGAGCGCTCGGTCTCCAGGCGCTTGCGGGCGCGGTAGGCGGCCACGTTGGCGCGGGTCGCGCAGCGGTCCGAGCAGTAGCGCCGGGAGCGGTTCGTCGACGTATCGAGGTAGGCGTTGCGGCACGGTGTCGCCTCGCACAGGCCGAGGCGGTCCACGCCGTGCTCGGTGAGGTGGAAGGCGAGGCCCATCGCGGCGATCGCCGCGTACCCGGCGGTGGCGTTCGAGGGGTGGTCGGCCAGGTGCATGTGCCACAGCGGGCGGCCGTCGTCGTCCCGGTGGTCGTGGCCCGAGATCTGCGGGCTCACGGGGAACTCCAGGAGCAGGGAGTTCAGCAGGTCGACCGCGAGCGTCTCGTCGCCGCCGTCCGCCGCCTCGAAGACCGCGCGGAGCCTGCCCCGTACGGACCGGAAGCGCGTGACGTCGGAATCCGTCGCGCGGCGGGCCGTCTGCGTGCTCGTCCCGAACAGATCGCGGATCGCCTCGACCGAGGTCAGCGCGTCCTTGTTGCGGCCCGGCTCCTCGCTGTTGACCAGACGTACGGCGTAGTCCGAGTAATAGGCCAGTTCCACTTGTAGTCCTTACGAGGGCGGGCTATGGTCGGCACGTCGGCAAGTAATAGCCGATTGCGGTACCAGGGTATTACGGACTGGAGGGGTTCTGATGACGGAAACGGG
This window contains:
- a CDS encoding CGNR zinc finger domain-containing protein — its product is MELAYYSDYAVRLVNSEEPGRNKDALTSVEAIRDLFGTSTQTARRATDSDVTRFRSVRGRLRAVFEAADGGDETLAVDLLNSLLLEFPVSPQISGHDHRDDDGRPLWHMHLADHPSNATAGYAAIAAMGLAFHLTEHGVDRLGLCEATPCRNAYLDTSTNRSRRYCSDRCATRANVAAYRARKRLETERSASTGRTADAAQRSTASGERRPDAGGR
- the sodX gene encoding nickel-type superoxide dismutase maturation protease, translating into MPELSQESERGRAALPWGAAEVTGPSMVPTLYHGDRLLVRWGARVRPGDVVVLRHPFQQDLLVVKRAKERRAGGWWVLGDNAFAGGDSTDYGVVPEDLVLGRVRLRYRPPASGRRSPLAVLRWAASAVRPVLAERSVSRRLRAR